The window GGTTTAAGTTGTGCGAGCGGTCCTTCTTGACCAATCAACCAAGCCTGAAGAATTCGTTCACCTACGTATTCGCCGTTAAACGGATTTATGTAATCTGGCGTCTTGTGGATCCAATCAATTTTCAGCAAAAACTGCGTTGGAAAAGTAATGCCTTTTAACGGGAAACCGAGCTTGTTACCCAGATACAATAAAATCGAGCCCAAACTGACTGGAATGCCTTTTTTACGCTCTAACACTTTATCGATAAAGCTGTTGTCAGAGTTAAAATACTCTTGGTCATCGCCTTTAAAGCCCCACTCCTGGAAGAATAAGCGTAAAAACGAATCGAAGCGCTGCTCTTCATTCGTTTCATGAACCAAAGCCACTTCGGCTTCTTGGTATAGGCGTTCCAGCTCTTGTTTTGCCCAATGTACATTCGTCTCAGGATCGACAGACTTGTTAAGCTCTAACGCTCCTTCCACCAACGCCATATTGTCAAAATCTTCGTCAAAAAACTCAACCATGACTGTTACCCAAATAAAGTCGGACTCTTAGACACTGCAATATTAGCGGCCATCACTAACCAGCCTAATGCGCCGAAGAAACCGAAAATTTGTAGTAGTTTGTTTTTGGCTAACTTCAAAGCGAAGAAGCCCAGAGCAATGTACGCTAACACACAAGTGATCTTGTTGGTTAACCAAGGCGCTGCGTCAGTAAATGGAATGAAGCCTGTTACGAAGATCAGAGCGATACCAGATAGTAGTAGCGCAGTATCAACAATATGCGGGAACACTTTCAAAAAACGATTGTTACGTTTTGGCGAGTTCATCATCATCAACACAAAGCGAATCGACAACAATGTCGCACTGAGTGCTATGGTCACGAGGTGAATATGTTTTAGAGCTACGTACATTTTTCTTCTCTTAGTTTAAATTTGCTGACTTTCTCGTTATTGTTCAGCGGCAAAACAACCAAGGGTCACCCGGTCGTTGCCTGCGTAATCTTGTTCAGTAACGACTTGTTGATAGCCAAAGCTACACAAGATATCTCTCACCGCCTGTCCCTGATCGTAGCCGTGCTCGAAAACCAGCCAACCACCCGCTTCAAGAAATTGACGAGCAACATCAGAGATATAACGAATGTCCGCCAATCCGCCTTCATCGGCTACAAGTGCAGATTTTGGTTCAAAACGAACATCTCCTTGAGCTAAGTGCGGATCTTTTTCATCGATATACGGGGGATTAGAAACAATGAGAGCAAACTTTGTTCCCGGAAGCACAGGTTCAAACCAACTTCCCTGAGCAAACGTCACATTTTTGATATTGAGTTGCTTCGCATTGTACTCGGCTAATTCTCGCGCTTCTTGCTTAAGATCGACACCCATCACCTGACGATTAGGCATCTCAGAAGCCAAAGCCAACGCAATGGCCCCCGTTCCAGTACCCAAATCTAGAATAGAACCGCTCTGCTCAAAGGTTTTATCTAAGGCAACTTCAACCAAGCGCTCGGTATCCGGTCTTGGAATCAAAGTAGAAGGGGAAACTTTCAATGGTAAAGACCAGAACTCGCGCTCACCAATAATATAAGCAACAGGCTCTCCAGCTAAACGTCGCTCAAGCAAAGCATCAAACTGCGCTTGTTGTTCAGCTTCTAGGATTCGTTCAGGCCAGGTAAGTAGATAACTTCTTGGTTTGCCAAGGACATGACAAAGCAGGACCGCCGCATCGAGAGAAGGCGACTCTTTGCCGCCCTCTGTCAGTTTTGCTGTGGCACTTTTCAGTGCTTGCTCAATAGATTGAACTTGGGTCATCGATTAAGCGTTCTCAGCTAGCGCCGCTAGTTGGTCTGCTTGGTGTTCTTGAACAACAGGGTCGATCAAGCTTTGCAAGTCACCTTCCATCACTTCATTCAAACGGTAAACCGTAAGGTTGATACGATGGTCTGAAACGCGGCCTTGAGGGTAGTTGTAAGTACGAATACGGTCACTACGGTCACCAGAACCTAGCAGGTTACGACGTGTATCCGATACTTCAGCCGCGCGCTTCGCTTCTTCTGCCTGAATAATACGTGCAGCAAGTACTGCCATCGCTTTCGCTTTGTTTTTGTGCTGTGAACGCTCGTCCTGACACTCAACCACGGTACCCGTTGGTAAGTGGGTAATACGGATTGCAGAATCCGTGGTGTTAACGTGCTGACCACCCGCGCCAGATGCACGGAAAGTGTCAATTTTAAGATCCGCCGCTTTAATCTCTGGGATTTCAGCTTCAGGAATTTCAGCCATAACTGCAACAGTACAAGCAGAAGTATGCACTCGGCCTTGAGATTCAGTGGCTGGAACACGCTGTACACGGTGGCCGCCTGATTCAAATTTCAATACACCGTAAGCACCATCGCCACTTACTTTGGCAATCATCTCTTTGTAACCACCGTGCTCGGCTTCATTGGACGACATCACTTCAATGCGCCAGCCTTTTTTCTCCGCGTACTTGCTATACATACGGAATAGGTCACCCGCGAAAATACCTGCTTCATCACCACCGGCACCGGCACGAATTTCTAGGAAACAGTTGCGATCGTCGTTTGGATCTTTTGGCAGCAGAAGAATTTGCAGTTCATCAGCAAGACGCTCAATGGTTGCTTTCGCTTCTTTGATTTCTTCTTGCGCCATTTCACGCATTTCTTCGTCGTCTTCGTTTGCCATCTCTTCAGCGGCGACAAGATCGTCTTGCGCTTGTTGATAAGCTTGGAAGCACTTGGTTACTTCTTCTAGCTGAGAGTACTCTTTAGACAGAGCACGGAATTTATCCTGATCTCCAATTACATCAGGATCACCAAGAAGATGTTGAACTTCTTCGTAACGTTCTACTAGCGTTTCTAGCTTAGTCAGAATAGAGGCTTTCATAGTGTCGTTTTCTTAATAAAAAGCGTGAGTTATAGATCATCCAAACCTAGAGTTTGTCGGATAACCGTTAATTTTGCTGGTTCGCCTTGCTCCGCTGCACTTTGCAATGCACGAGTTGGGGCGTGAATCAGTTTGTTGGTGAGTTTATTACTGAGCTCGCGCAGGACTTTTTCCGGGTCTGTGCCAGCCGCTAATGATTGCAGGCTTCTGCTCAATAACTCTTCACGTATATTGTTTGCGGACTCGCGGTAATCACGAATACTATCGACCGCTTGCAGAGACCGTAACCACGTCATAAACGCAGCACTTTCCTCACTCACAATCGCTTCAGCCTGAATGGCTTCTACTTTTCTTTGCTCAATATTGCTGTCAATAATCGACTGCAAGTCATCGACGGAGTACAGGTAAGCGTCATTAAGCTCACCAACTTGAGGCTCTACGTCGCGCGGTACCGCAATATCAACCAGTAAGATAGGTTGATGACGACGTTTTTTCAGCGCCGTTTCGACCATGCCTTTTCCAATAATAGGCAGCGGGCTTGCCGTAGAACTAATAACAATATCGGCTCTGGCAAGATGGTCAGGAATTTCGTTTAAGCTGATCACTTCTGCTCCAAACTGGTCCGCTAAGCCTTGCGCGCGCTCTTTGGTGCGGTTAGCCACAATCATTTTTGAGCATCCGTTAGAGGCTAAATGCTTGGCAACCAGTTCAATGGTTTCCCCCGCGCCAACTAACAAAACCGTGGAGTCAGATAGAGATTCAAAAATATGTTTAGCCAGTGTACATGCAGCATAAGCTACCGACACGGCATTACCACCGATATCCGTTTCTGTACGTACACGTTTGGCGACAGAAAACGTTTTTTGGAACAGCTTATCTATCGACGCATCAACGGCTAGGTGTTCACGCGAATCAGAAAAAGACTGTTTTACTTGCCCTAAAATCTGCGGCTCACCCAAAACGAGAGAGTCGAGACCACATGATACGCGCATCAAATGCTTAATAGCCGACTGCTCTTCATGCACGTACAGACTCGGCATCAATTCTTCTCGGCTCACGTCATGAAACTGAACGAGCCAATCGATTAACTTGTTACGTGCTCCTTGCTTTACATCGCAGTACAACTCGGTTCGGTTACAGGTTGAAACAATAACACTGCCGTTTACCGCTTCGTGCTCTCTAAGTTGCTCGAGTGCCGGGCCGAGTTTATCCGGTCCAAACGCCACCTTCTCGCGCAAGTCGACAGACGCTGTATTGTGATTGATTCCAATAGCAAGCAAGGACATCTAACGTGGTATCTCTGAGATCGATTATGAAATAGGTTCAGAATTTTACTGTAAGCACGCATTTATTGAAAGGGCAAGCCGGATTTGTTTTCCTAACTGCGACTTTTCAATGCTATAGTTGTGAGCGAATACCGATGAAACTGATTAATAAGCCATCAAACATGACCTTACGCTCCTTTATTATATTTGTCTTGTCGAGTCTGCTGCTCGCTGGCTGTAGCTCTGTTCCGGAAAGTATCACCAGCGTGGAATGGCAAACTCACGAAAAAAAACTGGAAGCCATTCATGATTTTCAAGTAACAGGCAAACTTGGCTATATTGGGCCAGACCAAAGACAAAATCTTAATTTCTTCTGGAAACATTCAGCGGCATTAAGTCAACTTCGTTTAACGACGATTCTTGGTCAAACCGCTCTAAACCTAACCATCACTCCAGTAGGTGCGACTGTAGAGACCTACGATGACCAAGTGCTTTCAGCGCGCCATGCCAACCAACTGATATTCCAATTAACCGGGTTAATGATGCCGGTAGAGCATATGCCTGACTGGTTACTCGGTTTACCGACCGACGCAGACACGTTCCAACTCTCGCCTGCAAATACATTGCAAGCGTTGAACAAGCAAATTGGCCTTAACGACTGGAAGATTGCTTACCAACGCTATAGCGACGTGCAATGGCATGAACAAGCATTACCGTTACCAAACCGATTAAAGCTGACCACGTCAGACGTTAAAATCAACCTCCTGATCACCAAATGGAACATCACTCAATGATCGTCATTTCAACCCGCTGGCCTTCACCGGCGAAATTGAATCTCTTTCTCTATATTAATGGTCGCACTGAAAACGGCTATCACGAGCTACAAACGCTTTTCCAATTTGTAGATCACGGTGACGAGCTCACCATTCAAGCCAATAAAACGGGAGACATTACTCTGTCTCCCGAAATTGAAGGCGTCCCTCTTCAAGATAATTTGATTTGGAAAGCCGCGACAGCCCTACAAGAATATACACACTGCGATTTAGGCGCGCACATAGAACTGCATAAAGTCTTGCCTATGGGTGGAGGGATCGGAGGTGGATCGTCGAATGCTGCAACCACACTGGTTGCGCTCAATTATTTGTGGCAACTTAATCTGAGTGATGATGAATTAGCGGAGATTGGCTTGAAACTGGGCGCAGACGTGCCAGTATTTGTAAGAGGTTTTGCTGCTTTTGCAGAGGGCGTTGGGGAAAAATTGTCTCCCGCTTATCCGCTAGAAAAGTGGTATCTTGTCATTAGACCGAATGTTTCTATCGCCACAGCAGATATTTTTTGTCATCCAAATCTGACACGAAACACCCCAAAACGCGATCTGGAAACACTTTTGAACACACCAAACGTAAACGATTGCGAAAAAATTGTCCGAATGCTCTATCCGGAGGTTGATAAGCAACTTTCTTGGCTGCTACAATACGCGCCGTCAAGATTGACTGGGACAGGATCTTGCGTTTTTGCTGAATTTTCGAGCAAATCAGAAGCAGAAACTCTCCTTGCACAACTCTCTGATGATGTCTCGGCATTTGTCGCTCAAGGGCGCAATATTTCGCCATTAAAAGAGACTTTGGCTGAATACCAATCAGCCTCACACCGACCTAATTAAAACTGGACGCAAACCCGAGGTTTCCACCGTGCCTGATATGAAGCTATTTGCTGGTAATGCAACACCTGAACTAGCCCAACGTATTGCTGATCGTCTTTACATCTCTCTTGGTGATGCATCTGTTTCTCGCTTTTCTGATGGCGAAGTTGCAGTTCAAATCAATGAGAATGTTCGTGGTAGCGATGTTTTCATCATTCAATCCACTTGTGCACCGACTAACGACAACCTAATGGAATTGGTTGTTATGATTGATGCAATGCGCCGTGCTTCAGCAGGCCGTATCACTGCAGTTATCCCTTACTTTGGCTACGCTCGTCAAGACCGTCGTGTACGTTCTTCTCGTGTGCCAATTACTGCAAAAGTTGTTGCTGATTTCCTATCTAACGTGGGTGTTGACCGCGTTCTGACTATCGACCTACACGCAGAGCAGATTCAAGGCTTCTTCGATGTGCCTGTAGACAACATCTTCGGCACACCAGTGCTACTAGAAGACATGCAAGCTCGTGGCCTAGAAAACCCTGTAGTGGTTTCTCCTGACCTTGGTGGCGTTGTCCGTGCTCGTGCAACTGCAAAAGCGCTAGGTGATATCGATATCGCTATCGTTGATAAGCGTCGTCCACGTGCAAACGTTTCTGAAGTGATGAACCTAATCGGTGATGTTGAAGGTCGCGACTGTGTGATCGTTGATGACATGATCGACACTGGTGGCACACTATGTAAAGCAGCAGAAGCGCTAAAAGAGCGCGGTGCTAAGCGTGTATTCGCTTATGCAACTCACGCAGTATTCTCAGGTAACGCGGCACAAAACATTGGCAACTCTGTTCTAGACCAAGTGATCGTAACTGACTCAATCACGATGTCTAAAGAGATGGAAGCGACAGGTAAAGTAACCACACTAAGCCTATCTCGCATGCTGGCTGAAGCGATTCGTCGTATCAGCAACGAAGAATCAATTTCTGCAATGTTCAACTAATTCGGACATTTCAGTTACACTGATTTTTAAAACACCCCTTTTGGGGTGTTTTTTATTTGTGCGCAGGACACAGCCAATGGTGGCTCATTGAGGAAATGATCAATCTCAACCGAGTTCCCCCACTGTCAGTTTTATGTGCTATCATACTGCGCTTTTTGAGATTCCAGAGAGATCCTAACCTTGAGTCAACCAATCAAACTTCTCGTTGGTCTTGCTAATCCGGGACCAGAATATGCCAAAACTCGTCATAATGCGGGCGCATGGGTTGTAGAAGAATTAGCACGCGTTCACAACATTACGCTGAAGAACGAACCAAAGTTCTTCGGGTTGACCGGACGTATCATGCTCAACGGGCAGGATCTCCGTTTGCTTATCCCAACGACTTTTATGAACCTATCTGGAAAATCCATCGCCGCTTTGGCGAAGTTTTACCAGATTAAGCCAGAAGAGATCATGGTCGCTCATGACGAGCTAGACTTACCGCCAGGTGTCGCTAAGTTTAAAAAAGGTGGCGGTCACGGTGGTCACAATGGCCTGCGTGACACAATAAGCAAATTAAGCAACAACAAAGATTTTTATCGTCTTCGTATCGGCATTGGCCATCCGG is drawn from uncultured Vibrio sp. and contains these coding sequences:
- a CDS encoding SirB1 family protein — its product is MVEFFDEDFDNMALVEGALELNKSVDPETNVHWAKQELERLYQEAEVALVHETNEEQRFDSFLRLFFQEWGFKGDDQEYFNSDNSFIDKVLERKKGIPVSLGSILLYLGNKLGFPLKGITFPTQFLLKIDWIHKTPDYINPFNGEYVGERILQAWLIGQEGPLAQLKPEHFAEADNPTVIGRWLALIKSAMLREERYTLALRCTNLALTFVPDDPYEIRDRGFIFQQLDCHQVAVSDFQYFIDQCPDDPASELLKSQVNVMSEKRTTLH
- a CDS encoding SirB2 family protein, which produces MYVALKHIHLVTIALSATLLSIRFVLMMMNSPKRNNRFLKVFPHIVDTALLLSGIALIFVTGFIPFTDAAPWLTNKITCVLAYIALGFFALKLAKNKLLQIFGFFGALGWLVMAANIAVSKSPTLFG
- the prmC gene encoding peptide chain release factor N(5)-glutamine methyltransferase translates to MTQVQSIEQALKSATAKLTEGGKESPSLDAAVLLCHVLGKPRSYLLTWPERILEAEQQAQFDALLERRLAGEPVAYIIGEREFWSLPLKVSPSTLIPRPDTERLVEVALDKTFEQSGSILDLGTGTGAIALALASEMPNRQVMGVDLKQEARELAEYNAKQLNIKNVTFAQGSWFEPVLPGTKFALIVSNPPYIDEKDPHLAQGDVRFEPKSALVADEGGLADIRYISDVARQFLEAGGWLVFEHGYDQGQAVRDILCSFGYQQVVTEQDYAGNDRVTLGCFAAEQ
- the prfA gene encoding peptide chain release factor 1, which gives rise to MKASILTKLETLVERYEEVQHLLGDPDVIGDQDKFRALSKEYSQLEEVTKCFQAYQQAQDDLVAAEEMANEDDEEMREMAQEEIKEAKATIERLADELQILLLPKDPNDDRNCFLEIRAGAGGDEAGIFAGDLFRMYSKYAEKKGWRIEVMSSNEAEHGGYKEMIAKVSGDGAYGVLKFESGGHRVQRVPATESQGRVHTSACTVAVMAEIPEAEIPEIKAADLKIDTFRASGAGGQHVNTTDSAIRITHLPTGTVVECQDERSQHKNKAKAMAVLAARIIQAEEAKRAAEVSDTRRNLLGSGDRSDRIRTYNYPQGRVSDHRINLTVYRLNEVMEGDLQSLIDPVVQEHQADQLAALAENA
- the hemA gene encoding glutamyl-tRNA reductase; the protein is MSLLAIGINHNTASVDLREKVAFGPDKLGPALEQLREHEAVNGSVIVSTCNRTELYCDVKQGARNKLIDWLVQFHDVSREELMPSLYVHEEQSAIKHLMRVSCGLDSLVLGEPQILGQVKQSFSDSREHLAVDASIDKLFQKTFSVAKRVRTETDIGGNAVSVAYAACTLAKHIFESLSDSTVLLVGAGETIELVAKHLASNGCSKMIVANRTKERAQGLADQFGAEVISLNEIPDHLARADIVISSTASPLPIIGKGMVETALKKRRHQPILLVDIAVPRDVEPQVGELNDAYLYSVDDLQSIIDSNIEQRKVEAIQAEAIVSEESAAFMTWLRSLQAVDSIRDYRESANNIREELLSRSLQSLAAGTDPEKVLRELSNKLTNKLIHAPTRALQSAAEQGEPAKLTVIRQTLGLDDL
- the lolB gene encoding lipoprotein insertase outer membrane protein LolB is translated as MKLINKPSNMTLRSFIIFVLSSLLLAGCSSVPESITSVEWQTHEKKLEAIHDFQVTGKLGYIGPDQRQNLNFFWKHSAALSQLRLTTILGQTALNLTITPVGATVETYDDQVLSARHANQLIFQLTGLMMPVEHMPDWLLGLPTDADTFQLSPANTLQALNKQIGLNDWKIAYQRYSDVQWHEQALPLPNRLKLTTSDVKINLLITKWNITQ
- the ispE gene encoding 4-(cytidine 5'-diphospho)-2-C-methyl-D-erythritol kinase — encoded protein: MIVISTRWPSPAKLNLFLYINGRTENGYHELQTLFQFVDHGDELTIQANKTGDITLSPEIEGVPLQDNLIWKAATALQEYTHCDLGAHIELHKVLPMGGGIGGGSSNAATTLVALNYLWQLNLSDDELAEIGLKLGADVPVFVRGFAAFAEGVGEKLSPAYPLEKWYLVIRPNVSIATADIFCHPNLTRNTPKRDLETLLNTPNVNDCEKIVRMLYPEVDKQLSWLLQYAPSRLTGTGSCVFAEFSSKSEAETLLAQLSDDVSAFVAQGRNISPLKETLAEYQSASHRPN
- a CDS encoding ribose-phosphate pyrophosphokinase, translated to MPDMKLFAGNATPELAQRIADRLYISLGDASVSRFSDGEVAVQINENVRGSDVFIIQSTCAPTNDNLMELVVMIDAMRRASAGRITAVIPYFGYARQDRRVRSSRVPITAKVVADFLSNVGVDRVLTIDLHAEQIQGFFDVPVDNIFGTPVLLEDMQARGLENPVVVSPDLGGVVRARATAKALGDIDIAIVDKRRPRANVSEVMNLIGDVEGRDCVIVDDMIDTGGTLCKAAEALKERGAKRVFAYATHAVFSGNAAQNIGNSVLDQVIVTDSITMSKEMEATGKVTTLSLSRMLAEAIRRISNEESISAMFN
- the pth gene encoding aminoacyl-tRNA hydrolase, which translates into the protein MSQPIKLLVGLANPGPEYAKTRHNAGAWVVEELARVHNITLKNEPKFFGLTGRIMLNGQDLRLLIPTTFMNLSGKSIAALAKFYQIKPEEIMVAHDELDLPPGVAKFKKGGGHGGHNGLRDTISKLSNNKDFYRLRIGIGHPGHKDKVAGFVLGKAPAKEQELLDAATDESVRCLDILIKDGLSKAQNRLHTFKAE